The Peptococcaceae bacterium 1198_IL3148 genome has a segment encoding these proteins:
- the rplW gene encoding 50S ribosomal protein L23 — translation MKNPRDIIIKPVISEKSTGLLADNKYTFWVSTNANKVEVKQAVEDLFKVKVEKVNTMNVNGKRKRVRQFVGKTPDRKKAIVTLREGDKIEIFEGV, via the coding sequence GTGAAAAACCCACGGGATATTATTATAAAACCAGTAATTTCTGAAAAAAGCACTGGGCTTTTAGCAGATAACAAGTATACTTTTTGGGTTAGCACCAATGCCAACAAAGTAGAAGTTAAGCAAGCCGTTGAGGACTTGTTTAAAGTAAAAGTCGAAAAAGTAAACACTATGAATGTTAACGGCAAACGCAAGCGCGTACGCCAATTTGTCGGTAAAACCCCTGACAGAAAGAAAGCCATTGTAACACTCAGGGAAGGCGACAAGATCGAAATATTCGAAGGTGTGTAA
- the rplB gene encoding 50S ribosomal protein L2 → MAVKKYKPTSPGRRFVTTASFEEITKTEPEKSLLAPLKKQSGRNNQGRLTVRHRGGGHKRMYRIIDFKRDKDAIPAKVASIEYDPNRSARIALLNYADGEKRYILAPHGLTVGTVVESGPEADIKVGNALPLANIPVGTMIHNIELYPGRGGQMVRSAGASAQLMAKEGKYATLRMPSGEMRMVLQTCRATIGQVGNIEHENITIGKAGRARHLGKRPSVRGVVMNPVDHPHGGGEGRSPVGRNPVTPWGKPALGARTRKKKSSDRLIVKRRNKK, encoded by the coding sequence GTGGCAGTTAAAAAGTATAAACCAACCTCCCCAGGTCGCCGGTTTGTGACCACTGCTTCTTTTGAAGAGATCACTAAAACCGAACCTGAGAAGTCTCTGCTAGCACCTCTGAAGAAACAATCAGGCCGTAACAACCAAGGTCGTTTAACAGTAAGACACCGTGGTGGCGGTCACAAGAGGATGTACCGTATTATAGACTTCAAGCGGGATAAAGATGCAATTCCGGCTAAAGTAGCCAGCATTGAATATGATCCAAACCGCTCCGCAAGAATAGCTCTGCTCAACTACGCAGACGGTGAAAAACGTTATATTCTTGCTCCGCACGGTTTAACTGTAGGAACTGTGGTAGAATCAGGTCCGGAAGCAGATATTAAAGTGGGTAATGCATTGCCACTGGCAAATATTCCTGTTGGTACAATGATTCATAACATTGAACTGTATCCAGGTCGTGGCGGTCAAATGGTTCGTTCAGCAGGAGCTTCGGCTCAACTGATGGCCAAAGAAGGAAAGTATGCAACTCTGCGCATGCCATCCGGTGAAATGCGCATGGTACTACAAACTTGCCGTGCAACCATTGGTCAGGTTGGTAACATAGAACATGAGAACATTACCATTGGTAAAGCTGGTAGAGCACGTCATTTGGGTAAACGCCCATCTGTTCGTGGTGTAGTGATGAACCCAGTAGACCACCCACATGGTGGTGGTGAAGGTCGCTCACCTGTAGGACGTAACCCTGTTACTCCTTGGGGCAAACCGGCACTGGGTGCTCGCACTCGTAAGAAAAAGTCTAGCGATAGGCTGATTGTAAAACGCCGTAATAAGAAGTAA
- the rpsS gene encoding 30S ribosomal protein S19, whose product MGRSLKKGPYVDAKLLARIEKMNESGEKKVLKSWSRSSTIFPQMVGHTIAVHDGRKHVPVYITEDMIGHKLGEFAPTRTFRGHGDHTERSTALK is encoded by the coding sequence ATGGGTAGGTCACTCAAGAAAGGACCATACGTTGATGCAAAGCTTTTAGCCAGAATTGAAAAAATGAATGAATCTGGTGAAAAGAAAGTATTAAAAAGCTGGTCACGTAGTTCTACAATTTTCCCACAGATGGTAGGACATACAATTGCTGTACATGATGGACGTAAGCATGTACCTGTATATATTACCGAAGATATGATTGGCCATAAGTTGGGCGAATTTGCCCCAACCCGGACATTCCGTGGCCATGGTGATCACACAGAAAGATCTACTGCTCTTAAGTAG
- the rplV gene encoding 50S ribosomal protein L22 — MEAKAIAKYVRVSPRKVRQVVDLIRGKELKQALAIIKHTPKRASEAVTKVVNSAAANAEHNYDMDKDSLYIAEAYVDQGPTLKRFKPRAYGRADQMRRRTSHITIVVKEK, encoded by the coding sequence ATGGAAGCAAAAGCCATTGCTAAATATGTCAGAGTATCCCCGCGCAAGGTTCGTCAGGTTGTTGACTTGATTCGGGGTAAAGAACTAAAGCAAGCCCTGGCAATTATCAAACATACTCCTAAACGTGCTTCTGAAGCAGTGACTAAGGTGGTTAACTCCGCCGCAGCCAACGCTGAGCACAATTATGATATGGATAAAGACAGTTTGTATATTGCCGAAGCCTATGTGGACCAGGGTCCCACCCTCAAGCGCTTCAAGCCTAGAGCTTACGGCCGGGCGGATCAAATGCGCAGACGTACTAGCCACATCACCATTGTGGTGAAAGAAAAATAA
- the rpsC gene encoding 30S ribosomal protein S3 has protein sequence MGQKVNPKGLRVGIIKDWDSKWFADKRNYSNLLIEDQKIRKYVKKKLYAAGIANIQIERAANRVKVTIHTAKPGIVIGRGGTEVEALRQSLEKLTGKKVNVNIQEVKVPEVNAQLVAENVAQQLEKRIAFRRAIKQVIGRATKMGAKGIKVAVSGRLGGAEIARTEWASEGKVPLHTLRADVEYGFAEADTTYGKIGVKVWIYKGEVLPQRAQAAAVEGGE, from the coding sequence GTGGGCCAAAAGGTTAACCCAAAAGGATTAAGAGTCGGCATCATTAAGGATTGGGATTCTAAATGGTTTGCTGATAAGCGCAACTATTCAAATCTACTGATTGAAGACCAAAAAATTCGCAAATACGTTAAGAAAAAATTATATGCGGCTGGCATTGCCAACATTCAAATTGAACGTGCTGCTAACCGCGTTAAAGTAACCATTCATACCGCTAAACCAGGTATTGTAATTGGCCGCGGCGGTACTGAAGTTGAAGCATTGAGACAAAGCTTGGAGAAGTTGACCGGTAAAAAAGTAAATGTCAACATCCAAGAAGTAAAAGTGCCAGAAGTAAATGCACAATTGGTTGCAGAAAACGTAGCCCAGCAGTTGGAAAAGCGGATTGCTTTCCGTCGTGCTATCAAGCAAGTTATCGGCCGGGCAACTAAGATGGGCGCTAAAGGTATCAAGGTTGCAGTTAGCGGTCGCTTAGGTGGCGCTGAGATTGCTCGTACCGAATGGGCCAGTGAAGGTAAAGTACCTCTGCATACACTCCGTGCAGATGTTGAATATGGTTTTGCAGAAGCAGATACAACATACGGCAAGATCGGCGTAAAAGTATGGATCTATAAAGGAGAGGTGTTGCCCCAAAGGGCACAGGCTGCTGCCGTAGAAGGAGGGGAATAG
- the rplP gene encoding 50S ribosomal protein L16, translating to MLIPKRVKYRRPHRPRKLTGRAKGGTEVQFGEYGIQAIEAGWITNRQIEAARIAMTRYIKRGGKVWIRIFPDRPITQKPAETRMGKGKGSPELWVAAVKQGRVMFELAGVPEDVAREALRLASNKLPVKCKIVRRGEVGEANES from the coding sequence ATGCTAATACCGAAAAGGGTTAAGTATCGCAGACCACACCGCCCCCGTAAATTGACTGGACGCGCAAAAGGTGGTACTGAGGTGCAATTTGGTGAATATGGTATTCAAGCAATTGAAGCAGGTTGGATCACCAACCGCCAAATTGAAGCTGCACGTATTGCCATGACACGTTACATCAAACGTGGTGGTAAAGTTTGGATTCGTATATTCCCAGATAGACCAATTACTCAAAAGCCTGCTGAAACTCGTATGGGTAAAGGTAAAGGTTCTCCGGAACTTTGGGTTGCAGCTGTTAAACAAGGTAGAGTAATGTTTGAATTGGCTGGGGTTCCAGAAGATGTGGCTCGTGAAGCCTTGAGATTGGCTTCTAATAAATTGCCCGTTAAGTGCAAAATTGTTAGACGTGGGGAAGTAGGTGAGGCCAATGAAAGCTAA
- the rpmC gene encoding 50S ribosomal protein L29, giving the protein MKAKELRELTVEELNKKLDESKDELFKLRFQLATGQLDNPLKIKQVRHNIARVKTIIRERELGIQRA; this is encoded by the coding sequence ATGAAAGCTAAAGAACTCCGTGAACTTACTGTTGAAGAATTAAACAAAAAGTTGGACGAAAGTAAAGACGAGCTCTTTAAATTAAGATTCCAATTGGCTACCGGACAGTTGGATAACCCGCTAAAAATTAAACAAGTTCGTCATAACATTGCTCGGGTAAAGACCATTATTCGCGAGCGTGAATTGGGAATTCAGAGAGCATAA